GAAAGTATTAAAGAAAAAATGATTTTACGTGGTGTTATTGAAGAAAATATAGCACAAGATATTCAAGATATTGCTGGACTACGTATTATGGTTCAGTTTGTTGATGATGTGGAAGAAGTCTTAGCTCTATTGCGTCAACGACAAGACATGACAATTGTTTATGAACGAGATTATATTCGCAATATGAAGTCCAGTGGCTACAGGTCTTATCATGTGGTGGTTGAGTACCCTGTTGACACCATTGAAGGTCAAAAAAAGGTCTTAGCGGAGATTCAGATTCGTACTTTGGCAATGAACTTTTGGGCGACCATTGAGCATTCTTTAAATTATAAATATGGTGGAGACTTCCCAGAAGAAATTAAAAAGCGTCTTGAAGTGACTGCTAAAATTGCTTTAGAATTAGACGAAGAAATGCGTAAGATTCGAGAAGATATTCGGGAGGCTCAATTATTGTTTGACCCCGTGACACGAAATTTAAGTGATGGTGTAGGAAATAGTGATGACACAGATGAATTATACAGGTAAGGTAAAACGAGTTGCTATTATTGCAAATGGTAAGTACCAAAGTAAACGCGTCGCCTCCAAACTTTTCTCCGTATTTAAAGATGATCCTGATTTCTATCTTTCAAAGAAAAATCCGGATATTGTGATTTCTATTGGCGGAGATGGGATGCTCTTATCTGCCTTTCACATGTATGAAAAAGAATTAGATAAGGTACGTTTTGTAGGAATCCACACCGGTCATCTTGGCTTTTATACCGATTATAGGGATTTTGAAGTTGATAAATTAATTGATAATTTAAGAAAAGACAAGGGAGAACAAATCTCTTATCCGATTTTAAAAGTTGCTATTACTTTAGATGATGGTCGTGTGGTTAAAGCGCGTGCTTTGAATGAAGCGACGGTTAAGCGTATTGAAAAAACGATGGTAGCAGATGTTATTATTAACCATGTCAAATTTGAAAGCTTCCGAGGTGATGGGATTTCAGTATCGACCCCGACAGGGAGCACAGCCTACAATAAATCTTTAGGTGGTGCTGTCTTGCATCCGACGATTGAAGCGCTGCAATTGACGGAAATTTCCAGTCTTAATAACCGTGTCTTTAGAACCTTGGGCTCATCAATCATTATTCCCAAAAAAGATAAGATTGAGTTAGTGCCAAAACGATTAGGAATTTATACCATTTCCATTGATAATAAAACCTATCAGTTAAAAAATGTGACGAAGGTGGAGTATTTTATCGACGATGAGAAAATTCATTTTGTTTCCTCTCCGAGTCATACGAGCTTTTGGGAAAGGGTCAAGGATGCCTTTATTGGAGAGATTGACTCATGAGATTTGAATTTGTAGCAGACAAACGAATAAAAGTAAAAACCCTTTTAAAAAGTTATGATGTCTCTAAAGGACTATTGGCTAAAATCAAATATAAGGGCGGTAATATATTAGTGAATGGTATTGAACAAAATGCCATTTATTTATTGCAAGTGGGAGATGTTGTCACCATTGACATTCCAAACGAAGAGCCCTTTGAAAAGCTTGAAGCCATCCCTTTTGATTTGGATATTGTTCACGAGGATGATCATTTTTTGGTGATTAATAAACCCATTGGCTTTGCCAGTATTCCAAGTGCCATCCACTCCAATACCATTGCTAACTTTATCAAGGCATATTATGTGGACAATCATTACCTAGACCAACAAGTGCATATCGTGACTCGTTTAGACAGAGATACGAGTGGCTTGATGTTATTTGCTAAGCATGGTTATGCTCATGCAAGGTTGGACAAGCAACTCCAAACTCGCTCAATAGAGAAACGTTATTTTGCTCTGGTTTCTGGAAATGGGATGTTGCCAGATGAAGGAGATATTATTGCTCCAATTGGGCGTTCAAAAGATAGTATTATTACCAGGGCAGTTGACCCTATGGGCAAATATGCCAAGACTAGCTATAAGGTTGTGGCGCGCTATTCAGAAAATGTGCATTTAGTGGATATCAAATTGCATACAGGACGTACCCATCAAATCAGAGTTCATTTTGCCCATATTGGTTTTCCACTTTTAGGGGATGACCTTTACGGAGGTCGTTTGGACTTAGGAATAACAAGGCAAGCTTTACATTGTCATTATTTGAATTTCAAAGATCCATTTACAGAAAGTGATTGTAGCTATGCAATACACTTGACAGATGACTTTGATAGCGTTATCATAGGTTTACAGAAAAAAGATAGAGGTTATTAAAGAATGAGTATTCGTAGTTTATTCGGTGGTTTAAGAGAAAAAATTCTTGGTAAAAACATGAAGATTGTTTTCCCAGAAGGTAATGATGAGCGCGTCGTCCGTGCAGCTGCTCGTTTGAAATTTGAAGGACTCTTAGAACCGATTATCCTTGGACAGTCAGAAGAGGTACGCAACCTTTTGACAAAATTAGGTTTCGCTGATCAAGACTATACTATCATTAATCCAAATGAATATGCGGATTTTGACAAAATGAAAGAAGCTTTTGTTGAGGTCCGTAAAGGAAAAGCAACGCTTGAAGATGCAGATAAAATGCTTCGTGATGTTAATTACTTTGGTGTTATGTTGGTTAAAATGGGATTAGCAGATGGAATGGTATCAGGGGCTATTCATTCAACAGCTGACACTGTTCGTCCAGCTCTTCAAATCATCAAAACTAAACCAGGTATCTCAAGAACTTCAGGTGTCTTCTTGATGAACCGCGAAAATACGAGCGAGCGTTACGTGTTTGCTGATTGTGCTATCAATATTGACCCAACAGCACAAGAATTGGCAGAAATCGCTGTTAACACAGCTGAAACAGCTAAAATCTTTGATATTGATCCTAAAATTGCTATGTTAAGCTTCTCAACAAAAGGTTCTGGTAAAGCGCCTCAAGTTGATAAGGTAAGAGAAGCAACAGAAATTGCTACAGGGTTGAACCCTGATTTGGCACTTGATGGCGAGTTGCAATTTGATGCAGCCTTTGTTCCTGAAACAGCGGCTATCAAAGCACCAGATTCAGCGGTTGCTGGTCAAGCTAATACTTTCGTTTTCCCTGACTTGCAGTCTGGAAATATTGGTTACAAAATTGCACAACGTTTAGGAATGTTTGATGCTATTGGACCAATCTTACAAGGATTGAACAAACCTGTTAATGATTTATCTCGTGGCTCAAGCGCTGAAGATATTTACAAACTAGCCATTATTACAGCAGCACAAGCTATTGAAAGCCAAGGGTAACTCAAGACCCCTTGATATAGGATTCTAACTGCTAAGTGATGTGTTAGAATTTGTCCTAAGACTAATTGACATTATTAAAAACGAGTTGGCCAGACCATCTCGTTTTTTTTGAAGGTGAGGAAATGTATGGGAAATATTGCCTTAGTAACAGGGGCTTCAGCCGGTTTTGGCAGAGCCATTGTCGAACACTTAATTGCAGATGGGATAAAGGTTATTGGTGCTTCTCGTCGTCTTGAGAAACTCAAGGCCTTAGAAACGAGCTTTGGGTCGGACAACTTTTACCCTTTGCAGATGGATGTCACAGATACCAAAGCGATTGATGATGCTTTGACAAGTCTACCAAATCAGTGGCAAGATATTACTATTTTAGTGAATAATGCAGGCTTGGCATTAGGACTTGATAAGGCTTATGAAGCCGATTTTGAGAATTGGATGACGATGATTAATACCAATATTGTTGGGTTGATTTATCTCACACGTCAATTATTACCACATATGGTCTCCAAAGATGATGGTATTATTATTAATTTAGGGTCAACCGCAGGGACAATTCCCTATCCGGGAGCTAATATTTATGGGGCTAGCAAGG
The genomic region above belongs to Streptococcus pyogenes and contains:
- a CDS encoding RluA family pseudouridine synthase, with amino-acid sequence MRFEFVADKRIKVKTLLKSYDVSKGLLAKIKYKGGNILVNGIEQNAIYLLQVGDVVTIDIPNEEPFEKLEAIPFDLDIVHEDDHFLVINKPIGFASIPSAIHSNTIANFIKAYYVDNHYLDQQVHIVTRLDRDTSGLMLFAKHGYAHARLDKQLQTRSIEKRYFALVSGNGMLPDEGDIIAPIGRSKDSIITRAVDPMGKYAKTSYKVVARYSENVHLVDIKLHTGRTHQIRVHFAHIGFPLLGDDLYGGRLDLGITRQALHCHYLNFKDPFTESDCSYAIHLTDDFDSVIIGLQKKDRGY
- a CDS encoding GTP pyrophosphokinase family protein, coding for MTLDWEEFLDPYIQTVGELKIKLRGIRKQYRKQNRYSPIEFVTGRVKSIESIKEKMILRGVIEENIAQDIQDIAGLRIMVQFVDDVEEVLALLRQRQDMTIVYERDYIRNMKSSGYRSYHVVVEYPVDTIEGQKKVLAEIQIRTLAMNFWATIEHSLNYKYGGDFPEEIKKRLEVTAKIALELDEEMRKIREDIREAQLLFDPVTRNLSDGVGNSDDTDELYR
- a CDS encoding NAD kinase, whose protein sequence is MTQMNYTGKVKRVAIIANGKYQSKRVASKLFSVFKDDPDFYLSKKNPDIVISIGGDGMLLSAFHMYEKELDKVRFVGIHTGHLGFYTDYRDFEVDKLIDNLRKDKGEQISYPILKVAITLDDGRVVKARALNEATVKRIEKTMVADVIINHVKFESFRGDGISVSTPTGSTAYNKSLGGAVLHPTIEALQLTEISSLNNRVFRTLGSSIIIPKKDKIELVPKRLGIYTISIDNKTYQLKNVTKVEYFIDDEKIHFVSSPSHTSFWERVKDAFIGEIDS
- the pta gene encoding phosphate acetyltransferase, coding for MSIRSLFGGLREKILGKNMKIVFPEGNDERVVRAAARLKFEGLLEPIILGQSEEVRNLLTKLGFADQDYTIINPNEYADFDKMKEAFVEVRKGKATLEDADKMLRDVNYFGVMLVKMGLADGMVSGAIHSTADTVRPALQIIKTKPGISRTSGVFLMNRENTSERYVFADCAINIDPTAQELAEIAVNTAETAKIFDIDPKIAMLSFSTKGSGKAPQVDKVREATEIATGLNPDLALDGELQFDAAFVPETAAIKAPDSAVAGQANTFVFPDLQSGNIGYKIAQRLGMFDAIGPILQGLNKPVNDLSRGSSAEDIYKLAIITAAQAIESQG